Sequence from the Equus przewalskii isolate Varuska chromosome 11, EquPr2, whole genome shotgun sequence genome:
CAGAAATAGCCACACACTTCCATCTAAACCAAGGGAGAAGTGTAATCCTATGATGtgtacaaaagacaaagaaattaaagtaCCTGTTGAACAAAATGAATGACAAGTACAAACATTtaacttttgtaataaaaattttattttttgagtttagattaaaaaaaaatcattaaagctTTGAAACAATGCAGTAGTCCCCTTTGGCATACCGTATTTCTCATTTCACCATCAATCCTGTCCTGTAACTTAGGAAAAAGGTCTAGGAAATGTTTGGTGACCAAAAGAATAGAGAtaccttttaagaaaaaaagtttttccttAACAGCTCTCTGGTTAatgcttctttcacttctttatttctaaGGCTGTAAATCATGGGGTTCAACATGGGGATTACTGAGGTATAAAATACAGCAACCATTTTCCCCTGTTCAACAGATTCCTTTGAGGGAGGTCTAAGATACATGAAGAAAAGAGTTGCATAGAATATGGTAACAGCTGTCAGATGGGAGCCACACGTAGAGACAGCTTTGTGCCTGCCTTCTGTGGAATGAATCttaagaacagaaggaaaaatatacagGTAGGAAATCAGGATGAAGAGGAGAGAAGTGGAAAGGTTACATCCAGCCACAACAAACATTGACATTTCTTTGTTGTAAGTGTCAGAACAAGCCAGCTTAATCAATGGTCGGTCAGCACAGTAGAAGTGATTAATTTCATTGGGGCCGCAGAAGGCTAGGTTGTAGGTCCACATGGTCTCCATCAGGCCAGTGAGCACTCCATACACATAAGGCACCGTGATGAGGGATTTGCACACACCACTGGACATTTTGCTGCCATAAAGCAGAGGGTTGCAGATGGCAACGTACCGATCAAAGGCCATCACAGCCAGGATATAGATCTCCACATGGACCAAAGCAATAAAAAAGTAACACTGCACCAGACAAGCAGGATAGGAAATGGTTTTCTTCTCTGATAAGAAAATCTCAAGCATCTTTGGAGTCACACTGGAAGAGAAACACAGATCCACAAAGGATAAGTGGCtcaggaaaaagtacatgggtgtgtggagaCGGGCATTGACCTGGATGAGTATAATCATGCCAAGATTCCCTGCCACTGTGGCCATGTAAATGGCCAGAAACAGCAGGAAAAGGGGAATCTGCAATTCCAGGCGATTGGTCAGTCCTAAGAGAATGAACTCAGTCACTGAGGTGAAGTTTCTTCTCATAATTTCCTTCAATGAAAAATGAGGACTTTGGATCAGAAcatattggttttttttaaatggcaaaaaatttttatattttcttatgacatggttttgtgtgtgtgggggggtgagggttgtgcttttttccctttcattttctgtGACTCTTTTGTTCCAGGAGATGCTGGTAGTGGTTTAATTAAAACAAGTCCATCTGGTTCTGTATCTTACTCACTAGTCAGCTTcaagtcttttccttttctaattgtccttctatttctctttgtctatttctctttttagt
This genomic interval carries:
- the LOC103565022 gene encoding olfactory receptor 5M8, translated to MRRNFTSVTEFILLGLTNRLELQIPLFLLFLAIYMATVAGNLGMIILIQVNARLHTPMYFFLSHLSFVDLCFSSSVTPKMLEIFLSEKKTISYPACLVQCYFFIALVHVEIYILAVMAFDRYVAICNPLLYGSKMSSGVCKSLITVPYVYGVLTGLMETMWTYNLAFCGPNEINHFYCADRPLIKLACSDTYNKEMSMFVVAGCNLSTSLLFILISYLYIFPSVLKIHSTEGRHKAVSTCGSHLTAVTIFYATLFFMYLRPPSKESVEQGKMVAVFYTSVIPMLNPMIYSLRNKEVKEALTRELLRKNFFS